The following DNA comes from Shinella zoogloeoides.
GAGCGTTTTCGCGACTTGGAAAGCGGAAACGCCCTAAGACGGACGCCGGGCGGGAACCGGCACATCCTTGAGATTGTCGTTGGCCCAGGTCCTGATCGCACGGACCTCGCCGGGGATCTCGTCCTTCAGATAGCTCGCGTGGCCCGGCAGGCCCATGGGGTAAAGCGCATCCCGACTTGCCTCATAGGCCGCGCTCTTGTCGGTGCACAGGCGGATGCGCATGTCCTCCGGCTGCAGATCGCCCCGGTTCTTCAGATCCTCAAGACGTCCCGCGCCGCTCGCAAGGCGCCCGTCGAAGGCCTGCGTCAGATATTGCGCCGAACGTTCGTTGCGCTCGCGCTCGGTCGTCGCCCCCATCATGACGACCATGACGCGCTTTCCGTTGCGCGTGGCGAGCCCGACATAATTCCGGCCGGAGGCACAGAGAAAGCCAGTCTTCATGCCGATCGTGCCGCTGAAACGTGTCAGCAGCAGGTTGTTCGACTTGATCTCCTTGCCGTCGATCGTCACCGCGGCCGCCTGGAAGAAGCGGCTATATTCGGGAAAGGCCCGGTCCACTTCCAGCCCCAGCAGCGCGAGGTCGCGCGCGGTCGTATAGTTGGTCTTGTCGAAAAGCCCGTTCGGATTGGAAAAATGCGTGCCGGTCATGCCGAGGCGCGCGGCCGCGTCGTTCATGCGCTGGACGAAGGCCTTCTCGTCGGGCACCACCGCTTCGGCAAGCGCCACGGCGACGTCGTTGGCCGAGGCGGTCAGCATGGCGAAGAGCGCATCTTCCAGCGTCATGGTCCGCCCGAGGGTGAGGCCGGATTCCAGGAACGCCTGCTTCGTCGCATTGCGGGTCATGGTGACGGGGGTGGCAAGGTTCACCTCGCCGGCCCGGATGGCCTCGAACACCACGAAGGCGGTCATGAGCTTGGTCGTCGAGGCGGGATACCAGGGCGCACCCGCCTCTTCCTGATAGAGCACCTGATGGTTCCCGGCATCCACCACGAGCACGGGCGTGGCATTCGCCGGGGCTGCGAGCAAAAGGGATGCGATGAACGCCAGTCGTGTCCATGGCCGTCCGGCCGTCGGGGTCTTGATCATGCGCCAGTCTCCGGAGGAAGGCCCCTAATGCCACGAGGCGCGGCCGGAAGACAAGCATTTAGGTCGGTAAAGATGTCGCGGGTGCCCCGGCGGCTACCCGCTCACGTTCGCCTCCCCATTCTCCACAGCCTTTTCCTCCGGGCGGCATGATGCCGCCACGATCCGGGCCCAAGTCGCGGAGTGACATGCATCTGACAGGCCCTTCATGCGCGATTTCGATACCGATCTGTTTCTGCTCCTGAATGCCGGCACCACGCCGAATACGGTTGTCGCGTGGCTCGCGATCTTCATCGCGAAGTTCGTCATTCTGGTCATTCCGCTTTATCTCGCCTGGCTGTGGATCGCGGGCGGCCGGCGCAACCGGCTGACGGCCGTCGCCCTCGTTCTCGCCTTCCTGCTGGCGATCGTGCTGAGCTATCTCATCGGGCTCGTCGCCTTCCGGCCGCGCCCCTTCATGGCCGGCGTCGGGCATGCGCTGGTCGAACATCGGCCGAACGGCTCCTTCCCGAGCAATCACGGCCTTGCCTTCGCGGTCTCCGCGGCGCTGCTGTTCATGATACGGCGGCGCAGCGCGGCCTGGTGGGCGGTCGGGCTCGGCCTCCTGGTGGCGTGGTCGCGCATCTATATCGGGGTGCACTATCCGCTCGACATGCTCGGCGCGGCGATCCTCGCCGTTCCCCTCGCCATGGCCTCGCTCTGGATCATGGACCGGCAAGGCAAGGCGATCCTTTCCGTGCTGGAGCATCTGCAGGCGCTTGCGCTCCGCCCCCTTGCCAGAAGGATGCGGCCCTGAGGCCGGCACTCTTCGCGGAACAAATCCGCCCTTGTGGAATTTCGCGATAGTCCGGTTCGCTCGGTCGCCGTGCAAGGGAGGAAAGAATGAAGTGGATTGTCGGTGCTGCTCTCGTCTTCGCCTCGCCAGCCTATGCCCAGAGCCCGGAGCTTCAGGCGACATGCACCGACATCGCCAAGAACTTCTTCATGACGGACACGCTCAATATCGGCGTGGTGCAGTCCTTCCCTGAACTGAAGCCGCCCGGCGTGCGCTTCACCTATTCCCAGCGGGCCGACCAGCAGAAATCGGAAATGACCGACGAGTTCGAATGCGAATTCGACAAGGCGGAACACCCCTATACGTTGCGCCGCTTCTGCGTCTCGCGGACCTGCTACTCCGCTCAAGAGGACGACGGCGACCGCAAGCG
Coding sequences within:
- a CDS encoding D-alanyl-D-alanine carboxypeptidase family protein, with translation MIKTPTAGRPWTRLAFIASLLLAAPANATPVLVVDAGNHQVLYQEEAGAPWYPASTTKLMTAFVVFEAIRAGEVNLATPVTMTRNATKQAFLESGLTLGRTMTLEDALFAMLTASANDVAVALAEAVVPDEKAFVQRMNDAAARLGMTGTHFSNPNGLFDKTNYTTARDLALLGLEVDRAFPEYSRFFQAAAVTIDGKEIKSNNLLLTRFSGTIGMKTGFLCASGRNYVGLATRNGKRVMVVMMGATTERERNERSAQYLTQAFDGRLASGAGRLEDLKNRGDLQPEDMRIRLCTDKSAAYEASRDALYPMGLPGHASYLKDEIPGEVRAIRTWANDNLKDVPVPARRPS
- a CDS encoding undecaprenyl-diphosphatase; amino-acid sequence: MRDFDTDLFLLLNAGTTPNTVVAWLAIFIAKFVILVIPLYLAWLWIAGGRRNRLTAVALVLAFLLAIVLSYLIGLVAFRPRPFMAGVGHALVEHRPNGSFPSNHGLAFAVSAALLFMIRRRSAAWWAVGLGLLVAWSRIYIGVHYPLDMLGAAILAVPLAMASLWIMDRQGKAILSVLEHLQALALRPLARRMRP